A genome region from Nocardioides cynanchi includes the following:
- the glmM gene encoding phosphoglucosamine mutase produces the protein MPRIFGTDGVRGLANGVITAELAVDLGVAAARVLVASGGFTGQRPVAVVGRDTRISGQFLEHAVVAGLASAGVDVLRLRVLPTPGVAYLTDAIGADLGVVISASHNPMPDNGIKFLARGGVKLDDALEREIESRLGEEWDRPTGADIGRVTPYAASVEEYAEHLVGTLDHRPSGLRVVLDCANGAAASVGPMVLRAAGVAVVTINDQPNGLNINENCGSTHLGGLRAAVLEHGADAGFALDGDADRCLAVDRTGATVDGDQMMAMLALDLHERGRLAHDTVVATVMSNLGFVQGMRRAGITVHQTAVGDRYVLEAMREGGFTLGGEQSGHIIMSEHATTGDGILSALHVLQRMARTGSSLRELASVVTRLPQVLVNVPGVDRTRTDDAEVAAAVAVEQDKLGDSGRILLRPSGTEPLVRVMVEAATPDQARDVADRLADVVRRRLAL, from the coding sequence ATGCCTCGCATCTTCGGCACCGACGGGGTCCGTGGGCTCGCCAACGGTGTGATCACCGCCGAGCTCGCGGTCGACCTCGGGGTGGCAGCGGCTCGCGTACTGGTCGCGAGCGGTGGCTTCACCGGCCAACGGCCGGTGGCGGTCGTGGGCCGCGACACGCGGATCTCAGGGCAGTTCCTCGAGCACGCGGTCGTGGCCGGGCTGGCCTCGGCCGGGGTCGACGTCCTGCGGCTGCGGGTGCTGCCGACCCCGGGGGTGGCCTACCTGACCGACGCCATCGGCGCCGACCTCGGGGTCGTGATCTCCGCGTCGCACAACCCGATGCCCGACAACGGCATCAAGTTCCTGGCCCGCGGCGGCGTCAAGCTCGACGACGCGCTCGAGCGCGAGATCGAGTCCCGTCTCGGCGAGGAGTGGGACCGCCCGACCGGTGCCGACATCGGCCGGGTCACGCCGTACGCCGCGAGCGTCGAGGAGTACGCCGAGCACCTGGTCGGGACCCTCGACCACCGACCGAGCGGGCTGCGCGTGGTGCTCGACTGCGCCAACGGAGCCGCGGCCTCGGTCGGGCCGATGGTCCTGCGGGCCGCCGGGGTCGCCGTGGTCACCATCAACGACCAGCCCAACGGCCTCAACATCAACGAGAACTGCGGCTCGACCCACCTCGGCGGCCTCCGGGCAGCGGTGCTCGAGCACGGCGCGGATGCGGGGTTCGCCCTCGACGGCGACGCCGACCGTTGCCTGGCCGTCGACCGCACCGGCGCGACCGTCGACGGCGACCAGATGATGGCCATGCTCGCCCTCGACCTCCACGAGCGCGGACGGCTCGCCCACGACACGGTGGTCGCCACCGTGATGAGCAACCTCGGCTTCGTCCAGGGGATGCGGCGCGCCGGCATCACCGTGCACCAGACCGCGGTCGGCGACCGCTATGTGCTCGAGGCGATGCGCGAGGGCGGCTTCACCCTCGGTGGCGAGCAGTCCGGTCACATCATCATGAGCGAGCACGCGACCACCGGCGACGGCATCCTCAGCGCCCTGCACGTCCTCCAGCGGATGGCCCGCACCGGCTCGTCACTGCGCGAGCTGGCCTCGGTGGTGACCAGGCTGCCGCAGGTGCTGGTCAACGTCCCGGGGGTGGACCGCACCCGCACCGACGACGCCGAGGTCGCGGCGGCGGTGGCGGTCGAGCAGGACAAGCTCGGCGACTCCGGTCGGATCCTGCTCCGGCCCTCCGGCACCGAGCCCCTGGTCCGCGTGATGGTCGAGGCCGCGACGCCCGACCAGGCCCGCGACGTCGCGGACCGCCTGGCCGACGTCGTACGCCGTCGGCTCGCTCTCTGA
- a CDS encoding citrate synthase, whose translation MTDSLSVRDNRTGQEYDVPIENGTVKGADLGKIKSPDGQPLAVYDPGFVNTASCKSSVTFIDGDEGILEYRGYPIEQLAEQSTFLEVAYLLVHGELPTQTQYETWEHDITYHTFVHENVKSFMEGFRYDAHPMGMLMASVGALSTFYPDARDIEDDEIRQLQIVRMIAKMPTLGAWSFRHAQGKPFVYPDNELGYTANFLSMLFKMSEDRFGADERLVKALDVLFILHADHEQNCSTNAVRSIGSSQVDPYSAVAGGVGALYGPLHGGANEAVLRMLRRIKDKKNVPDFIEGVKNGDERLMGFGHRVYKNYDPRAKIIKKACDDVFEVTGVNPLLEIAMELEKIALEDEYFVSRKLYPNVDFYSGLIYEAFQFPPEMFTVLFAIGRTPGWLAQWLELVQDKEQKIARPKQIYTGDRTLDFVPSSKRWS comes from the coding sequence GTGACTGACTCCCTCAGTGTCCGCGACAACCGCACCGGCCAGGAGTACGACGTACCGATCGAGAACGGCACGGTCAAGGGCGCGGATCTCGGCAAGATCAAGAGCCCGGACGGGCAGCCTCTCGCGGTCTACGACCCCGGCTTCGTGAACACCGCGTCGTGCAAGAGCTCGGTGACGTTCATCGACGGCGACGAGGGCATCCTCGAGTACCGCGGGTATCCGATCGAGCAGCTCGCCGAGCAGTCGACCTTCCTCGAGGTCGCCTACCTCTTGGTGCACGGCGAGCTCCCCACGCAGACGCAGTACGAGACGTGGGAGCACGACATCACCTACCACACGTTCGTGCACGAGAACGTCAAGAGCTTCATGGAGGGCTTCCGGTACGACGCCCACCCGATGGGCATGCTGATGGCCTCCGTCGGCGCCCTGTCGACGTTCTACCCCGATGCCCGCGACATCGAGGACGACGAGATCCGGCAGCTCCAGATCGTGCGGATGATCGCGAAGATGCCAACCCTGGGGGCCTGGTCGTTCCGGCACGCCCAGGGCAAGCCGTTCGTCTACCCCGACAACGAGCTCGGCTACACCGCCAACTTCCTGTCGATGCTGTTCAAGATGAGCGAGGACCGCTTCGGCGCCGACGAGCGGCTGGTCAAGGCGCTCGACGTGCTGTTCATCCTGCACGCCGACCACGAGCAGAACTGTTCGACCAACGCGGTCCGCTCGATCGGCTCCTCGCAGGTCGACCCCTACTCCGCGGTCGCCGGCGGCGTCGGCGCCCTCTACGGGCCGCTGCACGGCGGGGCCAACGAAGCCGTGCTGCGGATGCTGCGCCGGATCAAGGACAAGAAGAACGTCCCCGACTTCATCGAGGGCGTGAAGAACGGCGACGAGCGGCTGATGGGCTTCGGCCACCGGGTCTACAAGAACTACGACCCGCGCGCCAAGATCATCAAGAAGGCCTGCGACGACGTCTTCGAGGTGACCGGGGTCAACCCGCTGCTCGAGATCGCGATGGAGCTGGAGAAGATCGCGCTGGAGGACGAGTACTTCGTCTCCCGCAAGCTCTACCCCAACGTCGACTTCTACTCCGGGCTGATCTACGAGGCCTTCCAGTTCCCGCCGGAGATGTTCACGGTGCTGTTCGCGATCGGCCGGACGCCGGGCTGGCTCGCCCAGTGGCTCGAGCTCGTGCAGGACAAGGAGCAGAAGATCGCGCGGCCCAAGCAGATCTACACCGGCGACCGCACCCTCGACTTCGTGCCCTCCTCGAAGCGCTGGAGCTAG
- a CDS encoding DUF2127 domain-containing protein → MSKWDWELRSCGRHGHVTWKPTEEDLAERLHVETVDGEAWRCLRCATFVVGAPHGEGPAEDAPLVLRGKALRDAFILRLLAAERFIRGVLLVALAYGVYKFDGAQNSLEQVFQDYLPTLKPLADKLGIDLQNTGPVKLIQKALTADHSTLKLVAIGVLAYGALELLEGVGLWLMKRWGEYVAMVGTLVFIPLEVYELVERVTWLRVVAFVFNLFAVVYLLWSKRLFGFRGGREAFEAERHGQSLLEVEQAAA, encoded by the coding sequence GTGAGCAAGTGGGACTGGGAGCTGCGCAGCTGCGGCCGGCACGGGCACGTGACCTGGAAGCCGACCGAGGAGGACCTCGCCGAGCGGCTGCACGTCGAGACCGTCGACGGTGAGGCCTGGCGCTGCCTGCGCTGCGCGACGTTCGTGGTCGGCGCCCCGCACGGCGAGGGGCCGGCCGAGGACGCCCCGCTGGTCCTGCGCGGCAAGGCTCTGCGTGATGCGTTCATCCTGCGGCTGCTGGCCGCCGAGCGGTTCATCCGCGGGGTGCTGCTGGTGGCGCTCGCGTACGGCGTCTACAAGTTCGACGGTGCCCAGAACTCCCTGGAGCAGGTCTTCCAGGACTATCTGCCCACGCTGAAGCCCCTCGCTGACAAGCTCGGCATCGACCTGCAGAACACCGGCCCGGTCAAGCTGATCCAGAAGGCGCTGACCGCCGACCACAGCACCCTGAAGCTGGTCGCGATCGGCGTGCTCGCGTACGGCGCGCTCGAGCTGCTCGAGGGCGTCGGCCTGTGGTTGATGAAGCGCTGGGGCGAGTACGTCGCGATGGTCGGCACCCTGGTCTTCATCCCGCTTGAGGTCTACGAGCTCGTCGAGCGGGTCACCTGGCTGCGCGTCGTGGCGTTCGTGTTCAACCTCTTCGCGGTGGTCTACCTGCTGTGGAGCAAGCGGCTGTTCGGCTTCCGGGGTGGACGCGAGGCGTTCGAGGCCGAGCGGCACGGGCAGTCGCTGCTCGAGGTTGAGCAGGCGGCTGCCTAG
- a CDS encoding N-acyl homoserine lactonase family protein has product MTTSTSSRSEAISVTRIRVGDLLAGDERMPINVHLIDHPDGRILVDTGLTRLHPEAADMDPRIQPWYEPPAFDVDSIDIVVNTHLHYDHVGGNHLFAGKPIYVQRREFEEAHAVDHTILEWVDAPGVSYTQIDGDCELLPGVRLLSAPGHTDGSQIVVIDSGPRPTVICGDTAVFYHQLDEPVSDGQRLIRSLDPEAVWLSHVDQPWQPPR; this is encoded by the coding sequence GTGACTACCAGCACCTCCTCGAGGTCTGAGGCCATCTCGGTCACCCGCATCCGGGTGGGGGACCTCCTGGCCGGCGACGAGCGGATGCCGATCAACGTGCACCTCATCGACCACCCCGACGGTCGCATCCTGGTCGACACCGGCCTGACCCGGCTACACCCGGAGGCCGCCGACATGGACCCCCGGATCCAGCCCTGGTACGAGCCGCCGGCTTTCGACGTCGACAGCATCGACATCGTGGTCAACACGCACCTGCACTACGACCACGTCGGCGGCAATCACCTGTTCGCGGGCAAGCCCATCTACGTCCAGCGGCGAGAGTTCGAGGAGGCCCACGCCGTGGACCACACGATCTTGGAATGGGTGGACGCGCCCGGTGTGAGCTACACCCAGATCGACGGTGACTGTGAGCTGCTACCGGGAGTGCGGCTGCTGTCCGCGCCGGGACACACGGACGGGTCGCAGATCGTCGTCATCGACAGCGGCCCACGTCCGACTGTGATCTGTGGCGACACCGCAGTCTTCTACCACCAGCTGGACGAGCCTGTCAGCGACGGGCAACGCCTGATCCGAAGCCTGGACCCGGAAGCGGTGTGGCTCAGCCACGTAGATCAGCCCTGGCAGCCTCCGCGCTGA
- the rpsI gene encoding 30S ribosomal protein S9, producing MAYTSESAGAAEAARPATIAPAAATGRRKEAVARVRIMPGTGVWTVNGRTLDSYFPNKLHQQVVNEPFSALGLEGRFDVIARIHGGGITGQAGALRLGVARCLNTIDLDANRPTLKKAGLLTRDARVIERKKAGLKKARKAPQFSKR from the coding sequence GTGGCCTACACGTCCGAGAGCGCCGGCGCAGCCGAGGCCGCGCGTCCCGCCACGATCGCCCCTGCGGCCGCCACCGGGCGCCGCAAGGAGGCCGTGGCCCGGGTCCGGATCATGCCCGGCACCGGTGTGTGGACCGTGAACGGCCGCACCCTGGACTCCTACTTCCCGAACAAGCTGCACCAGCAGGTCGTCAACGAGCCGTTCTCCGCGCTCGGCCTCGAGGGTCGCTTCGACGTGATCGCCCGGATCCATGGCGGCGGCATCACCGGCCAGGCCGGCGCGCTGCGCCTCGGCGTGGCCCGGTGCCTGAACACCATCGACCTCGACGCCAACCGGCCGACGCTGAAGAAGGCCGGTCTGCTGACCCGCGACGCCCGCGTGATCGAGCGCAAGAAGGCCGGTCTGAAGAAGGCCCGCAAGGCTCCGCAGTTCAGCAAGCGCTGA
- a CDS encoding adenylate/guanylate cyclase domain-containing protein: MGSGASSAEAECTACGAGLPAGSRFCPACGTPVAGPSDRESRRTVTLLFTDVSGSTAMGEQLDPEAYRGVMGRYFDVARAAIERHGGTVEKFVGDAVLAVFGVPDVHEDDALRAVRAAHELNAEVLDLADALQSELGVQLAIRTGVNTGTVVTGTARAGGSFATGDAVNTAARLEQAASAGEILLGAATYDMVRDAVEADPVDPVPAKGKAEAVPAYRLRSVLDAAHGRRRREDVPLVGRAHESRALDDALERTLTSGRNHLVTVLGPPGIGKSRLVGDFLGRVDDRASVAKGRCVAYGQGITYWPLVQALRQALHLSGTESDEITRHALEQALGRSRDRDEVADALLPLLGKSGAPSGSEETFWSVCRLLEELASRRPLVLSIDDLHWAEPSLLDLLERLHDEVADLPLLLLCQARPELIEQHPGWGTGRLNAMTFGLDPLGSDDIGSSVAALLDGVPPDGLADTVTAWSGGNPLFVEEIVAHLVESGALADDGSSWRLVHALDQSRLPPNVSALLASRLDRLPQAERDLLERVSVIGLQVTIEDAELMVEPASVPEVRGLLASLTRREVLRRVRSPYQDSWVFKHVLVRDAAYEGLAKSLRADLHERFADGLATGVEAGGEQSGLVAHHLEQAARYRREVTVRGAAVDALVSRAVESLVTAAREARDQDRFVTCVAYLERAVALRPATAQLRRVLERLCFAHYETRQFQRLRPALVALAELDETADDRARVFAATITSALDMFTGDTDPAATSLLARQLTEAGHRDGDTRAVVDGLRVLSDCALVAALWDDVTANGDEIIRIGSPADARAARKMRGVALMYGDTPLHEVSAFMHQSGYREDTSGLQEMRALMIDSVVAAADVTPDAADVLTANADRIRELHAEGKVPDANLSIMVTVSEMNHDLDRAISYAQEVNDGFRRAGDTGFASTTILQQAMLMLRRGDPSEDVLPLVEEGARYTSPYDALSVAYEAGCRALLALRDDDRAAADALAARALVVIDRTQQVWQSADLRRWLAPVARAGGDAALERRMLQEAAARYARKEIRSYDAEISERLAELDALER, from the coding sequence ATGGGGAGCGGGGCGTCGTCGGCCGAGGCGGAGTGTACGGCGTGCGGGGCCGGGCTCCCCGCCGGTTCGAGGTTCTGCCCGGCCTGTGGCACGCCCGTCGCCGGTCCTTCGGACCGGGAGTCACGGCGGACCGTCACGCTGCTGTTCACCGACGTGTCGGGGTCGACGGCGATGGGTGAGCAGCTGGACCCGGAGGCCTACCGGGGCGTCATGGGCCGCTACTTCGACGTCGCCCGCGCGGCGATCGAGCGGCACGGCGGCACCGTCGAGAAGTTCGTCGGCGACGCCGTGCTGGCCGTCTTCGGCGTCCCCGACGTCCACGAGGACGACGCGCTGCGCGCCGTCCGGGCTGCCCACGAGCTCAACGCCGAGGTGCTCGACCTGGCCGACGCGCTGCAGAGCGAGCTCGGCGTGCAGCTCGCCATCAGGACCGGCGTCAACACCGGGACCGTCGTGACCGGCACGGCCCGGGCGGGCGGCTCGTTCGCCACCGGGGACGCCGTGAACACCGCGGCCCGGCTCGAGCAGGCGGCCAGCGCCGGCGAGATCCTGCTCGGAGCCGCGACGTACGACATGGTGCGCGACGCCGTGGAGGCCGACCCGGTCGACCCCGTGCCGGCCAAGGGCAAGGCCGAGGCGGTGCCGGCGTACCGGCTGCGCAGCGTCCTCGACGCCGCCCACGGCCGCCGGCGGCGTGAGGACGTGCCGCTCGTGGGTCGCGCCCACGAGAGCCGCGCCCTGGACGACGCCCTCGAACGGACCCTGACCTCGGGCCGCAACCACCTCGTCACGGTGCTCGGGCCGCCCGGGATCGGGAAGTCCCGCCTGGTCGGTGACTTCCTGGGTCGGGTCGACGACCGGGCGAGCGTGGCGAAGGGGCGGTGCGTGGCCTACGGGCAGGGCATCACCTACTGGCCGCTGGTCCAGGCGCTGCGTCAGGCGCTGCACCTGTCGGGCACGGAGTCCGACGAGATCACCCGGCACGCGCTCGAGCAGGCACTGGGCCGCTCGCGCGACCGCGACGAGGTCGCCGACGCGCTGCTCCCCCTGCTCGGCAAGTCCGGTGCGCCGAGCGGGAGCGAGGAGACGTTCTGGTCGGTCTGCCGGCTGCTCGAGGAGCTCGCGTCCCGACGGCCGCTGGTGCTGAGCATCGACGACCTGCACTGGGCCGAGCCGAGCCTGCTCGACCTGCTCGAGCGACTGCACGACGAGGTCGCCGACCTGCCCCTGCTGCTGCTGTGCCAGGCCCGACCCGAGCTGATCGAGCAGCACCCCGGCTGGGGCACGGGCCGCCTCAACGCGATGACGTTCGGGCTGGACCCGCTCGGGTCCGACGACATCGGGAGCTCGGTGGCGGCACTGCTGGACGGCGTGCCACCCGACGGCCTGGCCGACACCGTGACCGCGTGGTCGGGAGGCAACCCGCTCTTCGTGGAGGAGATCGTCGCGCACCTGGTCGAGTCCGGCGCCCTGGCGGACGACGGCTCGAGCTGGCGCCTGGTGCACGCCCTCGACCAGTCCCGGCTGCCGCCCAACGTGTCGGCCCTGCTGGCCTCGCGCCTCGACCGGCTGCCGCAGGCCGAGCGCGACCTGCTGGAGCGCGTGTCGGTGATCGGACTGCAGGTCACCATCGAGGATGCCGAGCTGATGGTCGAGCCGGCCAGCGTCCCCGAGGTCAGAGGACTCCTGGCCTCGCTGACCAGGCGAGAGGTGCTGCGGCGGGTTCGTTCGCCGTACCAGGACTCGTGGGTGTTCAAGCACGTCCTGGTCCGCGACGCCGCCTACGAAGGCCTGGCCAAGTCGTTGCGGGCCGACCTCCACGAGCGGTTCGCAGACGGCCTCGCCACCGGCGTCGAGGCCGGCGGCGAGCAGTCCGGGCTCGTGGCCCACCACCTCGAGCAGGCGGCGCGCTACCGCCGTGAGGTCACCGTGCGGGGCGCGGCCGTGGACGCGCTGGTGAGCCGGGCGGTCGAGTCCCTCGTCACCGCGGCCCGGGAGGCCCGCGACCAGGACCGGTTCGTGACGTGCGTCGCCTACCTGGAGCGGGCGGTCGCCCTACGGCCGGCGACCGCACAGCTGCGACGAGTCCTCGAACGACTGTGCTTCGCTCACTACGAGACCCGGCAGTTCCAGCGGCTGCGCCCCGCGCTGGTGGCTCTCGCGGAGCTCGACGAGACCGCCGACGACCGTGCCCGCGTGTTCGCGGCCACGATCACGTCGGCCCTGGACATGTTCACCGGTGACACCGACCCGGCCGCGACCTCCCTCCTCGCCCGCCAGCTGACGGAAGCCGGGCATCGCGACGGCGACACACGTGCCGTCGTCGACGGCCTGCGGGTGCTGTCCGACTGCGCGCTGGTGGCTGCGTTGTGGGACGACGTCACGGCCAACGGCGACGAGATCATCCGGATCGGGTCGCCGGCCGACGCCCGGGCAGCCCGCAAGATGCGGGGCGTGGCGCTGATGTACGGCGACACCCCGCTCCACGAGGTCAGCGCGTTCATGCACCAGAGCGGGTACCGCGAGGACACCAGCGGCCTGCAGGAGATGCGCGCCCTGATGATCGACTCCGTGGTCGCGGCCGCCGACGTGACACCTGACGCCGCCGACGTCCTCACCGCGAACGCGGACCGCATCCGGGAGCTCCACGCCGAGGGCAAAGTGCCGGACGCCAACCTGTCCATCATGGTCACCGTCTCCGAGATGAACCACGACCTGGACAGGGCGATCTCCTACGCCCAGGAGGTGAACGACGGCTTCCGCCGGGCCGGCGACACCGGGTTCGCCTCCACCACGATCCTCCAGCAGGCCATGCTGATGCTGCGTCGAGGCGATCCGTCCGAGGACGTGCTCCCGCTGGTCGAGGAGGGCGCCCGCTACACCTCGCCGTACGACGCGCTCTCGGTCGCCTACGAGGCCGGCTGCCGGGCGCTCCTCGCGCTCCGCGACGACGACCGGGCCGCGGCCGACGCGCTGGCCGCGCGGGCCCTCGTCGTGATCGACCGGACCCAGCAGGTGTGGCAGAGCGCAGACCTGCGGCGTTGGCTGGCCCCGGTGGCGCGGGCCGGTGGGGACGCCGCCCTCGAACGTCGGATGCTGCAGGAGGCCGCGGCGAGGTACGCCCGCAAGGAGATCCGCAGCTACGACGCCGAGATCTCCGAGCGGCTCGCCGAGCTCGACGCCCTGGAGCGCTAG
- the rplM gene encoding 50S ribosomal protein L13, translating to MRTYSPKPGDIHREWHVIDATDVILGRLAVQTANLLRGKHKPTFAPHMDMGDFVIVINAEKVALTGDKLTKKLTYRHSGYPGGLTATPMGQMLEKDARKAIENAVWGMLPKNKLGRQVLKKLKVYAGPTHPHEAQQAKPFEITQVSQ from the coding sequence GTGCGCACGTACAGCCCCAAGCCCGGTGACATCCACCGCGAGTGGCACGTCATCGACGCCACCGACGTGATCCTCGGCCGGCTCGCGGTCCAGACCGCCAACCTCCTGCGCGGCAAGCACAAGCCGACCTTCGCGCCGCACATGGACATGGGTGACTTCGTCATCGTCATCAACGCGGAGAAGGTCGCCCTGACCGGCGACAAGCTCACCAAGAAGCTGACCTACCGCCACTCCGGCTACCCCGGTGGTCTCACCGCGACCCCGATGGGCCAGATGCTGGAGAAGGACGCCCGCAAGGCGATCGAGAACGCCGTGTGGGGCATGCTCCCCAAGAACAAGCTCGGCCGCCAGGTGCTCAAGAAGCTCAAGGTGTACGCCGGCCCGACCCACCCGCACGAGGCCCAGCAGGCCAAGCCGTTCGAGATCACGCAGGTCTCCCAGTGA
- a CDS encoding S1C family serine protease, which yields MSNEPPYGGEDQQPGPEWNQEPPAPPASWSPYAFSAPASPGSDDTRPLPGSTPGEHPMYAAPERPQGRMRGKGLAASVVAASLLVGGAAGVGGAAIWTSTHDTPAGSSPVLTQAGSSTAQTAATGSIEKVAQNVLPSVVMIEVSGANGSGSGSGIILSGDGKILTNNHVVALAGKGGSLSVSFNDGSHAKAKILGTDPLTDTAVIQAEGVSGLTPATLGHSSSLQVGQGVVAIGSPFGLDATVTSGIVSALDRPVDVGTVSQGNATVYPAIQTDAAINPGNSGGPLVNLAGEVVGIDAAIQTATNTTTSGEPGSIGLGFAIPIDEVLPIVQEMIKGQTPTHARLGIGVENASSTAGTTSSEGAKIQKVDAGSAAESAGLKAGDVITKVDGHLITSSDSLVATIRSYRPGDSVTVTYTRGGASHTVQATLDSDAQTTNS from the coding sequence ATGAGCAACGAGCCGCCGTACGGCGGAGAGGACCAGCAGCCCGGACCCGAGTGGAACCAAGAGCCGCCCGCGCCGCCTGCCTCCTGGTCCCCCTACGCGTTCTCGGCTCCCGCGTCACCCGGCAGCGACGACACGCGGCCGCTCCCCGGCTCCACCCCCGGTGAGCATCCGATGTACGCCGCACCGGAGCGTCCGCAGGGACGTATGCGCGGCAAGGGGCTGGCCGCATCCGTGGTCGCGGCCAGCCTGCTCGTCGGTGGCGCGGCCGGGGTGGGAGGTGCGGCGATCTGGACATCGACGCACGACACCCCGGCCGGGTCGTCGCCGGTGCTCACCCAGGCCGGCAGCTCCACCGCGCAGACCGCCGCGACCGGCTCGATCGAGAAGGTCGCCCAGAACGTCCTGCCCTCGGTGGTGATGATCGAGGTGAGTGGCGCGAACGGCTCGGGCTCCGGCTCGGGCATCATCCTCAGCGGTGACGGCAAGATCCTCACCAACAACCACGTGGTCGCCCTCGCCGGCAAGGGCGGCTCGCTCAGCGTCTCGTTCAACGACGGCTCGCACGCCAAGGCGAAGATCCTCGGCACCGACCCCCTGACCGACACCGCGGTGATCCAGGCCGAGGGCGTCAGCGGGCTGACCCCGGCCACCCTCGGCCACTCCTCGAGCCTCCAGGTGGGCCAGGGCGTCGTCGCGATCGGGTCGCCGTTCGGGCTCGACGCGACCGTCACCAGCGGCATCGTCAGCGCCCTCGACCGGCCGGTCGACGTCGGCACCGTCAGCCAGGGCAACGCCACCGTCTACCCCGCGATCCAGACCGACGCGGCGATCAACCCCGGCAACTCCGGCGGTCCGCTGGTCAACCTGGCCGGCGAGGTGGTCGGCATCGACGCCGCCATCCAGACCGCCACCAACACCACGACCTCGGGCGAGCCGGGCTCGATCGGCCTCGGCTTCGCGATCCCGATCGACGAGGTGCTGCCGATCGTGCAGGAGATGATCAAGGGCCAGACGCCGACGCACGCCCGGCTCGGCATCGGCGTCGAGAACGCCTCGAGCACCGCCGGTACGACGAGCTCCGAGGGCGCGAAGATCCAGAAGGTCGACGCGGGGTCGGCCGCGGAGAGCGCCGGGCTGAAGGCGGGGGACGTGATCACCAAGGTGGACGGCCACCTGATCACCAGCTCGGACTCCCTGGTCGCCACGATCCGCTCCTACCGGCCCGGCGACTCGGTCACCGTCACCTACACCCGGGGCGGGGCCAGCCACACCGTCCAGGCGACGCTCGACTCCGACGCCCAGACCACCAACTCCTGA
- a CDS encoding cyclic nucleotide-binding domain-containing protein — MTENAKDLQAHLAAVPIFAGLSNRQLGKLVDASRTTTHQPGHEVAREGEGALALHVILDGTAEVTVHGSPRRELRAGDYFGEISLIDGKKRSASVTATSELSTLAVPHGPFQSLLENEPGVAAGLLKMICSRLREAEAD; from the coding sequence ATGACCGAGAACGCCAAGGACCTGCAAGCGCACCTCGCCGCAGTGCCGATCTTCGCCGGGCTCTCGAACCGTCAGCTGGGGAAGCTGGTCGACGCGTCTCGGACCACCACCCACCAGCCCGGCCACGAGGTCGCCCGGGAGGGCGAGGGAGCGCTGGCACTGCACGTGATCCTGGACGGCACCGCCGAGGTCACCGTGCACGGCAGCCCCAGGCGCGAGCTGCGGGCCGGTGACTACTTCGGTGAGATCAGCCTGATCGACGGCAAGAAGCGCTCCGCCTCGGTCACCGCGACCTCCGAGCTCAGCACGCTGGCCGTCCCGCACGGCCCGTTCCAGTCACTGCTCGAGAACGAGCCGGGCGTCGCCGCCGGCCTCCTGAAGATGATCTGCTCGCGCCTGCGCGAGGCCGAGGCCGACTAG
- a CDS encoding MOSC domain-containing protein produces the protein MSTRTLRTTAELEAALDHLRAAPTDQGTLTLVVRRPGRFQREVLDEGQLDTEAGLVGDNWRARATSRAVEAGRHYEAMLTLMSARMVGLLADDDEERALAGDQLYVDLDLSEEHLPVGSRLAVGDEAVLEITAKPHRGCKKFLDRFGGDVLAFVNSDEGAGLRLRGVYARVVHDGVVRPGDVVRRLP, from the coding sequence ATGTCGACCCGCACCCTCCGCACCACGGCCGAGCTCGAGGCCGCTCTCGACCATCTGCGCGCCGCGCCCACCGACCAGGGCACCCTGACCCTCGTGGTCCGCCGCCCGGGGAGGTTCCAGCGCGAGGTGCTCGACGAGGGCCAGCTCGACACCGAGGCCGGCCTGGTCGGTGACAACTGGCGGGCGCGGGCGACGTCCCGAGCCGTCGAGGCGGGTCGGCACTACGAGGCGATGCTGACGCTGATGAGCGCCCGGATGGTCGGGCTGCTCGCCGACGACGACGAGGAGCGCGCCCTGGCCGGTGACCAGCTGTACGTCGACCTCGACCTGTCGGAGGAGCACCTGCCCGTCGGCAGCAGGCTGGCGGTCGGCGACGAGGCGGTGCTCGAGATCACCGCCAAGCCCCATCGCGGCTGCAAGAAGTTCCTCGACCGGTTCGGCGGCGACGTCCTGGCGTTCGTCAACAGCGACGAGGGGGCCGGGCTGCGCCTGCGCGGCGTCTACGCCCGCGTGGTCCACGACGGTGTGGTGCGCCCGGGCGACGTCGTACGACGCCTGCCCTGA